Genomic DNA from bacterium:
CGGCGGCCGCGAACGCGGCGCTCGCGAGGACCAGCAACAGGGGCGTGAGACGGCGCATCGCGACAACTCCTCGCATCTCAGGTGAAGGCGGGCATGTCCTTACGGAATATCGCTCACCCGGTTGCATCCGTCAGCCAGGCATTTGTCGACATGGGCTGGACAGAATCAAGACAAGCGGCCATCTTGACCCCGGCAGGGTCACGACGAAACGAAACCAGAGTCCAGTTCCAGGGGGCGCCATGACCACCGAAAACGGCCGGCAGGGGCCGGAAACCCCGCGCCACTCCATCGCCGTGGTCTCGCGGCGCACCGGGGTCAACCAGCTCCTGCTGCGCGCGTGGGAGCGGCGCTACGGGGTGATCGTGCCGGGCCGGACCGCGACCGGGCGCCGCCTGTATACCGACGCCGACATCGAGAAGCTGCTGCTGCTGCGCCAGCTGACCGACGCCGACCACCGCATCGGCGACGTGGCGCACCTCCCGATCCCCGAACTGCGGGCCCTAGCCGCCGTCGCTCCGGAACCGTCGCCGCGGCAGACGACGGGTCCCGCCGCCGTGGACAGTGCCGGCGACCTGCTCGACCGGGCGATCGACGCCGTCCGGGCCCTGGACCACGCCGCGCTCGAGCGCCTGCTCGAGCACGCCGCGGTGGCGATGAGCAAGCCGGCCCTGCGCCGCGACCTGATCGTGCCGCTCATGGTGCGCATCGGCGAGCTCTGGCGCTGCGGCGACCTGCGCGTGGCCCAGGAACACATGGCCTCGGCCATCGTGCGCAGCTTCCTGACCACGATGAACGCCCGATACCCGATCCCGGCCGGCGCCCCCACCCTGATCGTCGCCACGCCCGTCGGCCAGTGGCACGAACTGGGCGCCCTGATGGCCGCCTCGCACGCCCTGGAGGCCGGCTGGGACGTGCTCTATCTCGGTGCCAGCCTG
This window encodes:
- a CDS encoding MerR family transcriptional regulator translates to MTTENGRQGPETPRHSIAVVSRRTGVNQLLLRAWERRYGVIVPGRTATGRRLYTDADIEKLLLLRQLTDADHRIGDVAHLPIPELRALAAVAPEPSPRQTTGPAAVDSAGDLLDRAIDAVRALDHAALERLLEHAAVAMSKPALRRDLIVPLMVRIGELWRCGDLRVAQEHMASAIVRSFLTTMNARYPIPAGAPTLIVATPVGQWHELGALMAASHALEAGWDVLYLGASLPAEEIAAAAASRRARAVLLSLVYPAADPTVDAELRQLRRLLEPGAVLLVSGRAAASHGPLLAELGARMIRDPESFDHALNTL